Proteins from a genomic interval of Capsicum annuum cultivar UCD-10X-F1 chromosome 4, UCD10Xv1.1, whole genome shotgun sequence:
- the LOC107867778 gene encoding beta-galactosidase 16 yields MQLLWRNWSVAVALLVGMVVVAGGANVTYDGRSLIIDGERKMLFSGSIHYPRSTPDMWPSLISKAKEGGIDVIETYVFWNIHEPQPGQYDFSGRHDIVAFMKEIQVQGLYACLRIGPYIEAEWTYGGFPFWLHDVPGIVYRSDNEPFKFYMQNFTTKIVNLIKSEGLYASQGGPIILSQIENEYQNKEKAFGKKGPPYVRWAAKMAVELGTGVPWIMCKQDDAPDPIINTCNGMRCGETWKGPNAPNKPSIWTEDWTSFYQVYGESALLRSAEDMAYHVALFIARKNGSFINYYMYHGGTNFGRSAAEFMITGYYDQAPLDEYGLLRQPKWGHLKELHAAVKLCLEAILSAFPTMHSLGPLQEAYVFSGDSGTKCAAFLVNRDNSGESVTVQFQNLTYQLPPKSISILPDCKIVAFNTAKVSTQVNTRTYRPVFKFDSAEKWEQFQEVIPQFDATTVRSQTLLEQTNTTKDVSDYLWYTASWDQESEEQQQAKLSVQSLGHVLHAFVNGNLVGYGHGQFRNTTFTVESKVALNKGTNQISLLSATVGLPNSGAFLERRSLGVRSVMIQDSRGLKNFTDFSWGYQVGLLGEKLQIYTSEGAKSGDWSRLSSSTQQFTWYKSIFDAPNGDDPIALNMGSMGKGEAWVNGQSIGRYWVSFHTPEGVPSQTWYNVPRSFLKPEDNVLVLFEEEIGNPLNITIDTISITKVCAHVTESNPPPVISWSKYGTSKDHKPSKRQKHGRRPKVYLNCPPRSNISKILFASFGSPSGNCDDYATGLCHSSNSKAIVEKACLGKKKCTIAHSYKKFGRDPCPGLHKSLLVDVLCG; encoded by the exons ATGTGGCCATCTTTAATATCTAAAGCTAAAGAAGGCGGAATAGATGTGATTGAGACCTATGTATTTTGGAATATTCATGAACCCCAACCTGGACAG TATGATTTTAGTGGAAGGCATGACATAGTAGCATTTATGAAGGAAATTCAAGTACAAGGTCTATATGCTTGCCTTCGCATTGGGCCATATATTGAGGCTGAATGGACTTATgg GGGCTTCCCATTTTGGTTACATGATGTCCCTGGCATTGTTTATCGATCTGATAATGAACCTTTTAAG TTTTACATGCAAAACTTTACAACAAAGATAGTGAACTTGATAAAGTCAGAAGGGTTATATGCCTCACAAGGAGGTCCAATTATACTCTCACAG ATTGAGAACGAATATCAAAATAAGGAGAAAGCATTCGGAAAAAAGGGACCACCTTATGTTCGTTGGGCAGCAAAAATGGCTGTGGAACTTGGCACTGGTGTACCTTGGATCATGTGTAAACAAGATGATGCTCCTGATCCTATT ATTAACACATGCAATGGAATGAGATGTGGAGAAACATGGAAAGGGCCTAATGCACCAAATAAGCCATCTATCTGGACAGAGGACTGGACTAGCTT CTATCAAGTGTATGGTGAGAGTGCACTACTCAGATCAGCAGAAGACATGGCATATCATGTTGCCCTCTTCATTGCAAGGAAGAATGGAAGCTTCATCAACTATTATATG TATCATGGAGGCACAAATTTTGGCAGGAGTGCTGCAGAATTTATGATTACAGGTTATTATGATCAGGCCCCCCTTGACGAGTATG GTTTACTTAGACAACCAAAATGGGGTCATTTGAAGGAATTACATGCAGCAGTAAAGTTATGCCTGGAGGCCATACTTTCTGCTTTTCCCACCATGCACTCTTTAGGTCCACTACAGGAG GCTTATGTATTCAGTGGAGATTCAGGAACTAAGTGCGCAGCATTCCTTGTGAACAGAGATAATAGTGGGGAAAGTGTAACAGTGCAATTCCAAAATTTGACATATCAATTACCTCCAAAATCTATAAGCATCTTGCCTGACTGCAAAATTGTAGCCTTCAATACAGCCAAG GTGAGTACACAAGTCAACACGAGAACTTATAGGCCAGTGTTCAAGTTTGATTCAGCGGAGAAATGGGAACAATTCCAAGAGGTTATTCCTCAATTTGATGCAACCACAGTGAGATCACAAACATTGTTGGAGCAAACGAATACTACAAAAGATGTCTCCGATTATCTTTGGTATACTGCCAG TTGGGATCAGGAGTCAGAGGAGCAGCAGCAGGCTAAACTAAGTGTGCAGTCCTTAGGCCATGTTTTGCATGCTTTTGTGAACGGAAATCTTGTAG GTTATGGTCATGGACAATTCAGAAATACAACATTTACAGTGGAAAGCAAGGTTGCTCTAAATAAAGGGACAAACCAAATCTCATTACTTAGTGCAACCGTTGGCTTACCG AATTCTGGGGCATTTCTTGAGCGCAGGTCCCTCGGTGTACGTTCAGTGATGATTCAAGACAGTCGAGGGCTCAAAAACTTCACTGATTTTTCATGGGGTTATCAG GTTGGACTGTTGGGGGAAAAGTTACAAATTTACACATCAGAAGGTGCAAAGAGTGGTGACTGGAGCAGATTAAGCTCTTCTACTCAACAGTTCACATGGTACAAG TCCATTTTTGATGCACCCAATGGTGATGATCCTATTGCTCTTAACATGGGGTCCATGGGGAAAGGTGAAGCTTGGGTTAATGGTCAAAGTATTGGAAGATATTGGGTATCATTTCACACACCTGAAGGTGTTCCttcacaaacttg GTACAATGTTCCAAGGTCATTTCTCAAGCCTGAAGACAATGTGTTAGTGTTATTTGAGGAGGAAATAGGCAATCCTCTTAACATCACCATCGACACAATTTCAATCACCAAAGTGTGCGCGCACGTCACGGAATCAAACCCACCACCAGTAATTTCTTGGAGCAAGTATGGAACTTCTAAAGATCATAAGCCTAGTAAAAGGCAAAAACATGGTAGAAGACCTAAAGTGTACCTTAATTGCCCTCCAAGAAGCAATATTTCCAAGATTTTGTTTGCAAGCTTTGGAAGCCCTTCTGGTAATTGTGATGATTATGCCACCGGGCTATGCCACTCCTCCAACTCTAAAGCCATTGTGGAAAAG GCTTGTTTAGGGAAGAAGAAATGCACCATTGCTCATTCATATAAGAAGTTCGGTCGTGATCCTTGTCCTGGACTTCATAAGTCTCTGCTGGTTGATGTTCTGTGTGGATAA